From the Fibrobacter sp. UWR3 genome, one window contains:
- the gatB gene encoding Asp-tRNA(Asn)/Glu-tRNA(Gln) amidotransferase subunit GatB, whose protein sequence is MSNYCPVIGLEIHCQLATKTKMFCGCEIEVNTTPNKHVCPVCLGMPGAMPVPNKKAVEYAIRLGLALNCEIDLNAMWTRKNYFYPDLPKGYQITQTGGLPVYDHPICKNGWLEIVKEDGTKKRVGITRIHMEEDAGKLIHDMSPTESHFDANRCGTPLCEIVTEPDIRSPEEAVLVLKKIKQTLEYTRVSNANMENGNMRCDGNISLRKSEDAPFGIRAEIKNLNSFTNLEKALYCEMNLQASTLDAGKEVEQCTKRYDPNADKTIVIRSKEDAHDYKYFPEPDMVRLVTDPAFVEEIRRTLPELPDARRKRFMDDFGVSEYDAMVLTEDRDVSEWYDTAAKNCKNGKVLANWVITELLAKVKELEGGLSALKIKPEDLCKLVNLIADNTINGKIAKTVFAEMFETGKDPEAIVKEKGLVQVTDTGAIEEVVRAVCAENAAQFAEFKAGKVALKGFLVGMTMRKSGGKANPGLVNQILDKLAKE, encoded by the coding sequence ATGTCCAACTATTGTCCTGTTATCGGTCTTGAAATCCATTGCCAGCTCGCGACTAAAACCAAGATGTTCTGCGGCTGCGAAATCGAAGTGAATACGACCCCGAACAAGCACGTTTGCCCCGTTTGCCTCGGTATGCCGGGTGCCATGCCCGTGCCGAACAAGAAGGCGGTGGAATACGCCATTCGCTTAGGGCTAGCCCTGAACTGCGAAATCGACCTGAACGCGATGTGGACCCGCAAGAACTACTTCTACCCGGACCTGCCGAAGGGCTACCAGATTACCCAGACGGGCGGACTTCCGGTGTACGACCACCCGATTTGCAAGAACGGCTGGCTCGAGATTGTCAAGGAAGACGGCACCAAGAAGCGCGTGGGCATTACCCGTATCCACATGGAAGAAGACGCCGGTAAGCTCATCCACGACATGAGCCCGACCGAATCCCACTTTGACGCGAACCGTTGCGGCACCCCGCTCTGCGAAATCGTGACCGAACCGGATATCCGTAGCCCCGAAGAAGCCGTGCTCGTGCTCAAGAAGATCAAGCAGACGCTTGAATACACCCGCGTGTCCAACGCCAACATGGAAAATGGCAACATGCGCTGCGACGGCAACATCTCTCTGCGCAAGAGCGAAGACGCTCCGTTCGGTATCCGCGCCGAAATCAAGAACCTGAACAGCTTTACGAACCTCGAAAAGGCTCTCTACTGCGAAATGAACCTGCAGGCCTCGACCCTCGATGCCGGCAAGGAAGTGGAACAGTGCACCAAGCGTTACGACCCAAACGCCGACAAGACCATCGTCATCCGCTCCAAGGAAGACGCCCACGACTACAAGTACTTCCCGGAACCGGACATGGTCCGCCTCGTGACCGACCCGGCCTTCGTGGAAGAAATCCGCCGCACGCTTCCGGAACTGCCGGATGCCCGCCGCAAGCGCTTCATGGACGACTTCGGTGTCTCCGAATACGACGCCATGGTGCTGACCGAAGACCGCGACGTGAGCGAATGGTATGACACCGCCGCCAAGAACTGCAAGAACGGCAAGGTGCTCGCCAACTGGGTGATTACCGAACTTTTGGCCAAGGTGAAGGAACTGGAAGGCGGCCTCAGCGCCCTCAAGATCAAGCCCGAAGACCTCTGCAAGCTCGTGAACCTCATTGCCGACAACACCATCAACGGAAAGATCGCGAAGACGGTCTTCGCCGAGATGTTCGAAACCGGCAAGGACCCCGAAGCTATCGTGAAGGAAAAGGGCCTGGTGCAGGTGACCGACACCGGTGCCATCGAAGAAGTGGTCCGCGCCGTCTGTGCCGAAAACGCTGCCCAGTTCGCCGAATTCAAGGCGGGCAAGGTGGCTCTCAAGGGCTTCCTCGTGGGTATGACCATGCGCAAGTCCGGCGGCAAGGCCAACCCGGGCCTCGTGAACCAGATCCTCGACAAACTCGCGAAGGAATAA
- a CDS encoding PIN domain-containing protein produces MIRDIGQSRVLFLDSGPLVRLLQMHPDFYPAVSGVLDMVYEKNVQVLVSPVTLFEISQKAFGANEGVLARQYREFFEHSRNVKVCPVDSEISVKAAELYAAASRTNHKITEAESLRLATAFVNGADCILTECANFRTLTDALVVTLDEV; encoded by the coding sequence GTGATAAGGGATATCGGACAGAGCCGCGTTCTTTTTCTGGATTCCGGCCCGCTGGTCCGGCTATTGCAGATGCACCCGGATTTTTATCCGGCGGTATCGGGCGTGCTCGACATGGTGTACGAGAAGAACGTGCAGGTTCTTGTTTCTCCTGTTACCTTGTTTGAAATTAGCCAGAAAGCGTTCGGTGCAAATGAGGGTGTGCTTGCCCGCCAGTACCGCGAGTTCTTCGAGCATTCGAGGAATGTGAAGGTATGCCCCGTGGATTCCGAAATCTCCGTGAAGGCTGCCGAACTCTATGCTGCGGCATCCCGCACGAATCACAAAATTACTGAGGCAGAGTCGCTTCGCCTTGCAACGGCGTTTGTGAACGGTGCCGACTGCATTCTCACGGAATGTGCGAACTTCCGCACCCTCACGGATGCACTCGTTGTTACGCTTGACGAAGTGTAG